One genomic segment of Hordeum vulgare subsp. vulgare chromosome 2H, MorexV3_pseudomolecules_assembly, whole genome shotgun sequence includes these proteins:
- the LOC123431194 gene encoding putative B3 domain-containing protein Os04g0676650 produces MADANGSSSPSPQHSSGGQAVTGDFVAVPGAGPHGSFQALLASVGGHAPPGAAPANVLPQHQYQQYHHQLFGPVGALIQAPPQPMPLRVQPPSPALPPPHCAQSNLLLPAGRHYYQHWQPPAPQIGAAAQPQVPMGAGGFGDWTMYNVNSSTFVSVACGSSSSVVRGNNGYHQSSRLCSATAWPNFSPRSPYATVYPHGMQQDHQAITYHGNNNNQQGSGFVSNFRVDQPISPASNNHSPPQLLDEATYTKRAKRNTMRTQKGRNSEDPPEMESENSDVLDHPMLDENHNLNQGQEIFTTRFNCKDYYMIVWKELTNSDVGNIGRIVLPKRDAEANLPALLERDGLILKMDDLKLPVTWNFKFRFWPNNKSRMYVLESTGEFSKNHNLEPQDTFIIYKSLESGKFLVRAEKVTGQCATLLCPECKEEGRINKQCGFTRNLNAKKKRTPRSNHKKRRGNTMKHRRESITLNYHH; encoded by the exons ATGGCCGACGCGAATGGATCATCATCGCCGTCGCCGCAGCACTCGTCCGGCGGCCAGGCCGTGACCGGCGACTTCGTGGCGGTGCCCGGGGCCGGCCCGCACGGGTCGTTCCAGGCGCTGCTCGCGTCCGTGGGCGGCCACGCCCCGCCGGGCGCCGCCCCGGCGAACGTCCTGCCGCAGCACCAGTACCAGCAGTACCACCACCAGCTGTTCGGGCCCGTCGGCGCGCTGATCCAGGCGCCGCCGCAGCCAATGCCCCTCCGGGTCCAGCCCCCGTCGCCGGCCCTGCCGCCGCCGCACTGCGCCCAGTCCAACCTGCTGCTGCCCGCCG GGAGGCACTACTACCAGCACTGGCAGCCGCCGGCCCCGCAGATCGGCGCCGCAGCGCAGCCGCAGGTCCCGATGGGAGCAGGGGGTTTTGGGGACTGGACCATGTATAACGTTAACAGCAGCACGTTTGTGTCCGTCGCCTGCGGTAGCAGCAGCAGCGTCGTCCGCGGTAACAATGGCTACCATCAGAGCTCCAGGCTGTGCTCCGCCACGGCATGGCCTAACTTCAGTCCGAGGAGCCCTTACGCTACTGTTTACCCTCATGGCATGCAGCAGGATCACCAAGCTATTACCTACCATGGCAACAATAACAATCAGCAAGGTTCAG GCTTTGTATCCAACTTCAGGGTGGATCAACCAATATCTCCGGCGTCAAACAATCACTCTCCTCCACAATTATTAGACGAGGCCACATACACCAAAAGGGCGAAGAGGAACACCATGCGCACCCAGAAGGGGAGGAATTCAGAG GACCCGCCTGAGATGGAAAGTGAAAACAGTGATGTACTAGATCACCCCATGCTAGATGAGAATCACAACTTGAATCAGGGCCAGGAAATTTTCACTACT AGGTTCAACTGTAAAGACTACTATATGATTGTGTGGAAGGAGTTGACCAACAGTGATGTTGGAAATATTGGAAGAATTGTACTGCCAAAG AGGGATGCAGAGGCTAACCTTCCAGCTTTGCTTGAAAGGGATGGCCTGATACTCAAgatggatgacttgaagcttcctgtTACATGGAACTTTAAGTTCAG GTTCTGGCCTAACAACAAGAGCAGAATGTATGTCTTGGAAAGTACTG GAGAATTTTCAAAGAACCATAATCTAGAGCCACAAGACACCTTCATCATCTACAAAAGCCTGGAGTCCGGCAAATTT CTTGTCCGTGCGGAGAAGGTGACCGGGCAGTGCGCTACCTTACTCTGTCCGGAATGCAAGGAGGAAGGCCGCATAAACAAACAATGCGGGTTCACCAGGAACCTGAACGCCAAGAAAAAAAG AACACCTAGAAGCAATCACAAAAAAAGaagagggaacaccatgaagcatCGTCGAGAGAGTATCACCCTAAATTATCATCATTGA
- the LOC123428351 gene encoding transcription factor SRM1-like isoform X1: MSAMVTEGFGSGGWMWEQDVVFENAPVLVDLQEGDAVWNNIADNIEGKKGLGSGSGPGVWTWEQDKAFENALALVDLGEGEAVWNKIANVVPGKTAEEVKRQYELLVMDVDAIEAGRVPLPVYTDGGSPEEGGSSGKKIGGRVGGGWGGHVQKGSPKFVEQERRKGILWTEDEHRLFLLGLEKYGKGDWRSISRNFVISRTPTQVASHAQKYFIRLNSMNRERRRSSIHDITSVNGEASAAQGPITGTNGQAAVPGKSPKQSPHQPGSLPPGVDAFGTTIGQPVGGPLVSAVGTPVTLPVAAPPHMGYAMHAPVPGTVVPRAPMYPMPPPQSR, encoded by the exons ATGTCGGCCATGGTGACTGAGGGGTTCGGGTCCGGAGGGTGGATGTGGGAGCAGGACGTGGTGTTCGAGAATGCGCCGGTGTTGGTGGACCTGCAGGAGGGTGATGCTGTGTGGAACAACATAGCCGATAACATTGAGGGGAAGAAGGGGTTAGGATCCGGGTCTGGGCCTGGAGTGTGGACGTGGGAGCAGGACAAGGCGTTCGAGAATGCATTGGCGTTGGTGGATCTGGGGGAGGGTGAGGCAGTGTGGAACAAGATAGCCAATGTTGTTCCGGGGAAGACAGCCGAGGAGGTCAAGCGGCAATATGAGCTTTTGGTGATGGATGTGGACGCCATCGAGGCGGGCCGAGTGCCGCTGCCTGTGTACACTGACGGCGGGAGTCCCGAGGAGGGAGGCTCTAGCGGGAAGAAGATCGGCGGCAGGgtaggaggaggatggggagggcATGTGCAGAAGGGGTCGCCCAAGTTTGTCGAGCAGGAGCGCCGGAAGGGGATCCTCTGGACCGAGGATGAGCACAG GTTGTTCCTTCTTGGACTTGAAAAGTATGGCAAGGGTGACTGGAGGAGCATCTCAAGAAACTTCGTCATCTCAAGGACGCCCACTCAGGTCGCCAGTCACGCGCAGAAGTACTTCATCCGCCTCAACTCGATGAACAGGGAGAGGCGGCGATCAAGCATACACGACATCACCAGCGTGAACGGAGAGGCATCAGCCGCTCAGGGCCCAATCACAGGCACGAATGGACAGGCCGCAGTCCCTGGCAAGTCCCCCAAGCAATCTCCACACCAGCCAGGGAGCCTGCCCCCAGGGGTCGATGCCTTCGGCACCACGATCGGGCAGCCGGTCGGCGGCCCCCTCGTGTCCGCCGTCGGCACCCCTGTCACGCTCCCAGTCGCCGCTCCGCCTCACATGGGGTACGCCATGCATGCCCCGGTCCCAGGGACCGTGGTGCCCCGCGCTCCGATGTACCCGATGCCGCCCCCGCAGTCACGGTGA
- the LOC123428351 gene encoding transcription factor SRM1-like isoform X2 has product MAAEEASSSGGGEEGSGAGAGGWTREQEKAFENALATVEEEEGEAMWDKIADAVEGKSPEEVRRHYELLVEDVDGIEAGRVPLLVYAGDGEEGGSGGGGGGGKKSSGGGGGSHGEKGSSKSAEQERRKGIAWTEDEHRLFLLGLEKYGKGDWRSISRNFVISRTPTQVASHAQKYFIRLNSMNRERRRSSIHDITSVNGEASAAQGPITGTNGQAAVPGKSPKQSPHQPGSLPPGVDAFGTTIGQPVGGPLVSAVGTPVTLPVAAPPHMGYAMHAPVPGTVVPRAPMYPMPPPQSR; this is encoded by the exons atggcggcggaggaggcgagCAGCAGCGGCGGGGGCGAGGAGGGGTCCGGCGCCGGGGCCGGCGGGTGGACGCGTGAGCAGGAGAAGGCGTTCGAGAACGCGCTGGCcacggtggaggaggaggagggggaggccatGTGGGACAAGATAGCGGACGCCGTCGAGGGCAAGTCGCCCGAGGAGGTCCGGCGGCACTACGAGCTCCTCGTGGAGGACGTGGACGGCATCGAGGCTGGCCGCGTGCCGCTGCTCGTCTacgccggcgacggcgaggaggggggctccggcggtggcggcgggggcgggAAGAAGAGCAGCGGCGGAGGAGGGGGAAGCCACGGGGAGAAGGGCTCGTCCAAGTCCGCCGAGCAGGAGCGCCGCAAGGGGATCGCCTGGACAGAGGACGAGCACAG GTTGTTCCTTCTTGGACTTGAAAAGTATGGCAAGGGTGACTGGAGGAGCATCTCAAGAAACTTCGTCATCTCAAGGACGCCCACTCAGGTCGCCAGTCACGCGCAGAAGTACTTCATCCGCCTCAACTCGATGAACAGGGAGAGGCGGCGATCAAGCATACACGACATCACCAGCGTGAACGGAGAGGCATCAGCCGCTCAGGGCCCAATCACAGGCACGAATGGACAGGCCGCAGTCCCTGGCAAGTCCCCCAAGCAATCTCCACACCAGCCAGGGAGCCTGCCCCCAGGGGTCGATGCCTTCGGCACCACGATCGGGCAGCCGGTCGGCGGCCCCCTCGTGTCCGCCGTCGGCACCCCTGTCACGCTCCCAGTCGCCGCTCCGCCTCACATGGGGTACGCCATGCATGCCCCGGTCCCAGGGACCGTGGTGCCCCGCGCTCCGATGTACCCGATGCCGCCCCCGCAGTCACGGTGA